In a genomic window of Piliocolobus tephrosceles isolate RC106 chromosome 1, ASM277652v3, whole genome shotgun sequence:
- the LOC111547726 gene encoding cytochrome c oxidase subunit 7C, mitochondrial-like: MLGHRIRRFTTSVVRRSHYEEGPGKYLPFSVENKWALLVKMCLYFGSAFAAPFLIVRH, from the coding sequence ATGTTAGGCCACAGGATCCGGAGGTTCACAACCTCTGTGGTCCGTAGGAGCCACTATGAGGAGGGTCCTGGGAAGTATTTGCCATTTTCAGTGGAAAACAAGTGGGCGTTACTAGTTAAGATGTGTTTGTACTTTGGATCTGCATTTGCTGCACCCTTCCTTATAGTAAGACACTAA